Proteins encoded in a region of the Triticum dicoccoides isolate Atlit2015 ecotype Zavitan chromosome 3A, WEW_v2.0, whole genome shotgun sequence genome:
- the LOC119269225 gene encoding 1-aminocyclopropane-1-carboxylate oxidase 5-like, whose protein sequence is MPTPSHRHCPNHPKGDHGDCAGACGGDGIPVIDLGVLLNGNAEERSQATHELGQACEHWGFFMVINHGVPEALQEEVMEACKELYSLPRDEKAEYIAAGPKDPVRIGTGLFYSDVDDAICRRDYVKMVAHPEFHCPAKPARLRDIAVEYSARTRQLLLELAKVVSESLGLDRGRISEVLNLESCFQILVGNNYPPYAGSDGVMGISAHSDHGLLTLLFQNGVDGLQVKHNGQWVTAKPLPGSLFILTGDQLEIVSNGRYKAVLHRALVHGGQTRMSFVSLVGPCLDAVVEPVLELAQNDPQGMKFRGIRYRDYMEHQQSSKMNTKAALDIVRVQGDILTCESTTNNSTEADSSGYSPTS, encoded by the exons ATGCCGACgccgtctcatcgccattgccctaACCATCCAAAGGGGGATCACGGTGACTGTGCTGGAGCATGCGGTGGGGACGGCATCCCCGTCATCGACCTCGGCGTCCTCCTCAACGGCAACGCCGAGGAACGATCTCAGGCGACACACGAGCTCGGCCAGGCCTGCGAACACTGGGGCTTCTTCATG GTGATTAATCATGGGGTGCCTGAGGCGCTCCAAGAAGAAGTGATGGAGGCGTGTAAGGAACTATACAGCTTACCGAGGGATGAGAAGgcagaatacattgctgctggcccaAAGGATCCTGTACGTATTGGAACAGGTCTCTTCTACTCTGACGTCGACGATGCCATATGTCGGAGGGACTATGTGAAGATGGTTGCTCACCCAGAGTTTCACTGCCCTGCAAAGCCTGCAAGGCTGAG AGATATTGCTGTGGAGTACTCTGCTCGAACGAGGCAGCTGTTGCTGGAGCTTGCGAAGGTGGTCTCCGAGAGCCTGGGACTTGATCGTGGCCGCATTTCTGAAGTCCTAAACCTTGAGTCCTGCTTCCAGATCCTTGTCGGGAACAATTACCCGCCATATGCTGGCTCGGATGGGGTTATGGGAATTTCAGCCCACTCTGACCACGGCCTTCTCACTCTGCTCTTCCAAAATGGCGTGGATGGTCTCCAAGTCAAGCACAACGGCCAGTGGGTCACCGCAAAGCCCCTTCCAGGCTCACTGTTCATTCTCACTGGCGATCAGTTGGAG ATTGTGAGCAATGGAAGGTACAAGGCCGTGCTCCATCGCGCACTGGTCCACGGTGGGCAGACGAGGATGTCGTTCGTGAGCCTGGTCGGGCCGTGCCTAGATGCTGTCGTAGAGCCAGTCCTGGAGTTAGCACAGAATGACCCCCAGGGCATGAAGTTCCGGGGAATCAGGTACAGGGACTACATGGAGCACCAGCAGAGCAGCAAGATGAACACAAAAGCAGCACTGGACATCGTTCGTGTGCagggtgacatattgacatgtgagAGCACAACTAACAATTCAACAGAGGCTGATTCTTCAGGTTACAGTCCTACAAGTTGA
- the LOC119269223 gene encoding frataxin, mitochondrial-like: protein MAARKLIFGLTAARRASSRASVLLRASPLLEASTSASHTTAAATKPSGGSPWALLFSSRVFSSTPPAQQSAGDVPAPSAVDHKLIMPEDKFHKLADDTIHDLLEKLEEYGDSQQMDGFDIDYGNQVLTLRLGDLGTYVVNKQTPNRQIWLSSPVSGPARFDCDAATDSWIYRRTGVNLMRLLEKEIGELCGTPVDLS from the exons atggcggcgcggaAGCTCATCTTCGGCCTCACAGCAGCAAGGCGAGCCAGTTCTCGGGCCTCTGTACTCCTCCGGGCCTCACCCCTCCTGGAAGCCTCCACTTCTGCCTcccacaccaccgccgccgcgACGAAGCCGTCAGGTGGATCGCCGTGGGCGCTGCTCTTCTCCTCTAGGGTCTTCTCGTCGACCCCTCCGGCTCAACAGTCCGCCGGAGATGTGCCCGCCCCATCCGCGGTGGACCACAA GTTGATAATGCCAGAGGATAAGTTCCATAAATTAGCAGATGATACAATACATGATTTGCTTGAAAAACTTGAG GAATATGGTGATTCTCAGCAGATGGATGGTTTCGACATAGATTATGGG AATCAAGTTCTAACATTGAGGCTAGGCGATTTGGGGACCTATGTTGTAAACAAGCAAACGCCAAACAGACAAATCTGGCTATCTTCACCTGTGAG TGGGCCTGCTAGATTTGACTGTGATGCAGCAACAGACAGTTGGATTTATAGGCGGACTGGAGTAAATCTCATGCGACTTCTAGAGAAGGAGATCGGTGAGCTCTGTGGAACTCCAGTAGACCTTTCATAA